A single Arcanobacterium canis DNA region contains:
- a CDS encoding MFS transporter — MPKTKMPREIWVLVASAVIVSLGFGIVAPVLTIFASTLGATTFQAGIVVSAFALTRLVFAPVSGCMTTKFGERAMYMLGIGLVGVSSVATGLANDYSHLVLYRGLGGVGSVIFSVAAMSLIFRVAPAGARGRASALYGAGWLVGNIGGPAIGAFITPLGYRAPFFIYAGSLFVAMLLVGVLIRPDAGVSVAPVGRRMLTQRASARAQVRSGVDRSPMSVREAWEDRRFRAVLVSSFAEGWADFGVRVSLVPLLAAAVATQQWVAGGIMTAFAAGNAIALIRAGAWSDFYGRRPLLVFGLAISGIFTFGFGWMSSIWFLIVASFVAGIGAGFVMPSQQGAVADVVGARQGSRVFSTFQQAGDFGQILGPVVAGWIADVAGFGVAFALTGVMLLVSASVWFVTREERANCERD; from the coding sequence ATGCCGAAAACAAAAATGCCTCGTGAAATTTGGGTGCTCGTCGCCTCTGCAGTGATTGTGTCACTCGGGTTCGGAATCGTGGCTCCCGTGCTCACGATTTTTGCTTCGACGCTCGGGGCCACCACCTTTCAAGCAGGCATTGTTGTTAGCGCATTTGCTTTGACACGGCTTGTCTTTGCGCCAGTTTCAGGCTGTATGACCACGAAGTTCGGCGAACGCGCGATGTACATGCTCGGCATCGGTTTAGTGGGCGTCTCGTCTGTTGCTACAGGTCTGGCAAATGATTATTCCCATTTGGTTCTTTATCGCGGCCTGGGTGGAGTAGGCTCAGTGATTTTCTCCGTTGCGGCGATGAGCTTAATTTTTCGTGTGGCACCTGCTGGCGCTCGCGGCCGTGCGAGCGCGCTCTACGGCGCTGGGTGGCTGGTGGGAAATATCGGCGGGCCAGCGATCGGCGCATTTATCACGCCACTGGGCTACCGCGCTCCGTTCTTTATCTATGCGGGTTCGCTGTTCGTTGCGATGTTGCTTGTCGGAGTGCTCATTCGTCCCGACGCGGGTGTGAGCGTTGCGCCGGTGGGGCGGCGGATGCTCACGCAACGGGCGAGCGCCCGAGCGCAGGTGAGATCAGGCGTCGATCGCTCTCCCATGAGTGTGCGTGAGGCATGGGAAGATCGCAGGTTCCGTGCGGTTCTCGTCAGTTCTTTTGCTGAAGGCTGGGCTGACTTCGGCGTGCGAGTATCGCTCGTTCCTCTCCTCGCTGCAGCGGTGGCAACACAACAGTGGGTGGCCGGAGGCATCATGACGGCATTCGCAGCAGGTAACGCGATTGCTTTGATCCGAGCTGGCGCGTGGAGCGATTTCTATGGGCGGCGGCCTTTACTTGTCTTCGGTTTGGCGATCTCAGGAATTTTCACCTTTGGATTTGGCTGGATGAGCAGCATATGGTTCTTGATCGTCGCCTCATTCGTTGCGGGAATCGGCGCAGGTTTCGTGATGCCGTCCCAGCAGGGAGCCGTTGCCGACGTCGTCGGGGCAAGGCAAGGTTCTCGTGTGTTTTCAACCTTCCAACAGGCGGGTGATTTCGGGCAGATTCTCGGGCCAGTGGTTGCCGGCTGGATCGCCGACGTCGCTGGTTTCGGTGTGGCATTCGCGCTCACCGGCGTCATGCTTCTGGTTTCAGCGTCCGTGTGGTTTGTGACGCGCGAGGAACGAGCCAACTGTGAGCGTGATTAA
- a CDS encoding DUF4235 domain-containing protein, which translates to MNLGWKLISLATGAAAGFVAQKVTDVIWEKGFGKQKPAGDDSDLEKSASQIVMFAVVTAAVNAAVTEAVRRKTQKWYAGRQNTTLEA; encoded by the coding sequence ATGAATCTTGGATGGAAACTCATCTCGCTTGCGACAGGTGCTGCGGCAGGTTTCGTCGCTCAGAAAGTCACCGACGTTATTTGGGAAAAGGGCTTCGGCAAGCAAAAGCCCGCCGGCGATGATTCAGATTTGGAAAAGTCAGCGTCGCAGATCGTGATGTTTGCGGTAGTGACAGCGGCAGTGAATGCAGCAGTCACGGAAGCGGTTCGCCGCAAAACTCAAAAGTGGTATGCAGGGCGCCAGAACACCACACTGGAAGCCTGA
- a CDS encoding Na+/H+ antiporter subunit D, giving the protein MTWDFLIALPVVLPLLGAGVSLVSGKARRHQAWVSGTVLTIVLLVAIALVVMAANGPVVLNIGQWAAPVGIVLVADGLSSLMLLTSVTVTLVVMIYSLAQGAADGETAAPIAVYHPAFLILSAGVSNAFLSGDLFNIYVGFEILLCASFVLITLGGTRDRVRSGTVYVVVSLISSVVFLVAIALVYAAVGTVNLAQVALRLADIDPALATVIQVMLLVGFGIKAAVFPLGAWLPDSYPTAPAPVTAVFAGLLTKVGVYGMIRTQTLLFPGPQLDHILGVFAILTMVIGILGAVAQQDVKRLLSFTLVSHIGYMLWGISTSSPSGIGATIYYAIHHITVQTALFLVVGLVERRGGSTNLAKLGSLLKLAPGIAALYLIPALNLAGIPPLSGFFGKVGLIGASVDRGWGIDWVLIAAGLVTSLLTLYAVTRAWNMTFWQDAPEELETKPIPPLMTAAAGGLVAISIGLSLAAGPINGYSDATAGRLFARSPYIVAVLPDRGIGAGQYAPQSGGSDEQSK; this is encoded by the coding sequence CAGGCACAGTCCTCACCATTGTTCTCCTCGTTGCAATCGCGTTAGTCGTGATGGCAGCAAATGGCCCAGTCGTGCTGAACATCGGGCAGTGGGCTGCCCCCGTCGGGATTGTGCTGGTTGCCGACGGCCTGAGTTCACTGATGCTCTTGACGTCAGTGACAGTGACGTTAGTTGTCATGATCTACTCACTTGCGCAAGGTGCTGCCGACGGCGAAACCGCAGCTCCAATCGCCGTCTACCACCCCGCATTCTTGATACTTTCGGCAGGCGTGTCGAATGCGTTTCTCTCAGGGGATTTATTCAACATCTATGTGGGCTTCGAAATTTTGCTGTGTGCCTCATTCGTCTTGATCACGCTGGGCGGAACGCGTGATCGTGTCCGATCAGGAACCGTCTATGTGGTGGTTTCGTTGATATCGTCTGTTGTTTTTCTGGTGGCAATCGCACTCGTCTATGCTGCGGTCGGAACCGTCAACCTCGCGCAGGTGGCACTGAGGCTCGCTGATATCGATCCCGCGCTCGCCACAGTGATTCAGGTGATGCTGCTTGTTGGCTTCGGCATCAAGGCAGCGGTTTTCCCGCTCGGTGCCTGGTTGCCTGATTCGTACCCGACTGCGCCGGCTCCAGTGACTGCGGTATTCGCGGGTCTGCTGACCAAGGTCGGTGTCTATGGCATGATCCGCACCCAAACATTGCTTTTTCCTGGACCACAGCTCGATCACATCCTGGGTGTCTTTGCCATCCTCACGATGGTGATCGGGATCCTTGGCGCTGTTGCCCAGCAAGACGTTAAGCGTCTGCTGTCATTCACGCTCGTTTCTCACATCGGATACATGCTCTGGGGAATTTCCACATCTTCACCGAGCGGTATCGGAGCGACGATTTACTACGCGATTCACCACATTACGGTGCAAACGGCCCTCTTCCTCGTCGTCGGTCTTGTCGAACGCCGTGGCGGCAGTACCAACTTGGCGAAGCTCGGCTCGCTACTCAAACTGGCTCCCGGAATTGCCGCACTCTATCTCATTCCTGCATTGAATCTGGCAGGTATTCCGCCGCTATCGGGATTTTTCGGCAAAGTTGGGCTGATCGGGGCAAGCGTTGACCGTGGTTGGGGGATCGATTGGGTGTTGATTGCAGCCGGATTGGTCACCTCGTTACTCACGCTTTATGCTGTGACCCGTGCGTGGAATATGACGTTCTGGCAAGATGCACCCGAAGAACTTGAAACGAAGCCCATTCCGCCATTGATGACCGCAGCAGCTGGGGGCTTGGTGGCGATCTCGATTGGTCTGTCACTCGCAGCTGGTCCGATTAATGGTTATTCCGATGCTACTGCAGGCAGGCTCTTTGCTAGGTCGCCCTATATTGTGGCTGTTTTACCAGATCGCGGGATCGGTGCAGGCCAGTACGCGCCGCAGTCAGGGGGTAGTGATGAGCAAAGCAAGTGA
- a CDS encoding Na+/H+ antiporter subunit E, producing the protein MSKASDAIRYATRRPGRFPHASMGLLVGLTAVWVFLWGDPSTGNVVAGFIVALVVTTATPFPTAHFDGRFRPLGVVILVCSVLRDIVVSSLQLAWFILQGKRPQSAVIRVQLRGGSDVQMAMVAGLTAIVPGSVVIDTHSPTSMLYVHVFDVGQAGGIEGVHRSVLLVEEHVMRAFASHNELLAAGFVPGARTTAGRLPTPFAPPTDDMAVEEPK; encoded by the coding sequence ATGAGCAAAGCAAGTGACGCAATTCGATACGCCACGCGTCGTCCTGGACGATTCCCGCACGCCTCGATGGGACTACTCGTCGGGCTGACTGCCGTGTGGGTCTTCCTCTGGGGAGATCCATCGACAGGGAATGTCGTGGCTGGCTTCATCGTGGCGCTCGTCGTCACCACAGCAACCCCGTTTCCCACCGCTCACTTTGATGGCCGTTTCCGCCCACTCGGTGTGGTGATTCTCGTGTGCTCAGTGCTGCGCGACATCGTGGTGTCATCGTTGCAGCTGGCATGGTTTATTCTGCAAGGAAAACGTCCCCAAAGTGCAGTGATCCGTGTCCAGTTGCGCGGTGGATCTGACGTGCAGATGGCGATGGTCGCTGGGCTGACGGCGATCGTTCCCGGCTCGGTCGTTATCGATACCCACTCGCCGACGTCGATGCTTTATGTCCACGTTTTCGACGTCGGCCAAGCCGGAGGCATTGAGGGTGTACACCGCAGTGTCCTCCTGGTAGAGGAACATGTGATGCGTGCTTTTGCCTCCCACAACGAACTATTGGCAGCCGGTTTTGTGCCGGGGGCGCGAACGACTGCTGGACGTTTGCCGACGCCGTTCGCACCACCGACTGACGATATGGCAGTGGAGGAGCCGAAATGA
- a CDS encoding prolyl oligopeptidase family serine peptidase, translating into MDKYLHLEESDSATMEWVETHSTNTLNHFAGEKFDARRDELDAILSASDHLIVATKRGDYAYNFHSDGEHPRGLWRRATWSAYLNYVSPETEPEWDVLLDVDALGRSEGRSWVFRGAQLLRPDYTRALVTLSDGGQDASVTREFDIPSRAFVNPSDSFVKPESKGTMQWYDIDTTVVAADFSSADATDNGPYVTTSGYPISARLWLRGIPLSAAAEIIRGETTDVLVGAHYDTTPGYERLVAYRIPDFRTSIVYVVNPYTLEKTKLALPETAEVSLWHEWALADLRYDWNVNGQTFPAGSLIAVPLEQALSGDITDTHALFTPTPSTSLVGICALHTSLVLTTLDNVSNSLHLATPTSQTWAVTKLDTQLGDFLSISVGAVEPDASDDVWVTASGFTTPTTLFRGTIENGKLQLHKLRSAPARFNADGLEVRQRWVISDDGTKVPYFVIGQASALDGDAPVRTLLDGYGGFEVSRLPGYVATYGKEWLERGGVYAVANIRGGGEFGPSWHQAALREGRHLAYEDFAAVARDLVEAGITTVPQLAAIGGSNGGMLMGNMYTTYPQLFGAIVCRVPLLDMKRFSHLLAGASWMDEYGNPDTADWDYLKAYSPYHNVGDGPHPPILLTTSTRDDRVHPGHARKFMALLKEKGFDALYYENTEGGHAGAADPVQQSLMLALIFSFLDEKLA; encoded by the coding sequence ATGGATAAATACCTCCACCTTGAAGAGTCAGATTCAGCCACGATGGAGTGGGTGGAAACGCACTCAACAAACACACTCAATCACTTTGCAGGCGAAAAATTTGACGCACGCCGTGACGAACTCGACGCTATCTTGTCAGCTTCCGACCACCTCATTGTGGCGACGAAACGCGGCGACTACGCCTATAACTTTCACAGCGATGGCGAACACCCGCGCGGCTTGTGGCGACGCGCCACATGGAGCGCATACCTCAACTACGTCAGCCCGGAAACTGAACCGGAATGGGATGTTCTCCTCGACGTTGACGCTCTAGGCCGCAGCGAAGGTCGCTCGTGGGTTTTCCGTGGGGCGCAGCTCCTGCGCCCCGATTACACGCGCGCTCTCGTTACGCTGTCCGACGGTGGTCAAGACGCGTCTGTCACGCGCGAATTTGACATCCCTTCTCGCGCATTCGTTAATCCATCCGACTCCTTCGTGAAGCCCGAATCGAAGGGCACGATGCAGTGGTACGACATTGACACCACGGTGGTGGCGGCAGACTTCTCTTCTGCTGACGCCACGGATAACGGCCCGTACGTCACCACCTCCGGATACCCGATTTCGGCACGCCTGTGGTTACGCGGAATCCCACTTTCCGCGGCCGCCGAAATTATCCGTGGCGAGACCACCGACGTCCTCGTCGGCGCTCACTACGACACAACGCCCGGTTACGAACGCCTCGTGGCGTACCGAATTCCTGATTTCCGCACCTCAATCGTGTACGTCGTTAACCCCTACACGCTCGAAAAAACGAAACTTGCACTGCCCGAAACCGCTGAAGTGTCGCTATGGCACGAGTGGGCGCTGGCTGATCTCCGTTACGATTGGAACGTGAACGGGCAAACTTTCCCCGCCGGATCACTCATTGCAGTACCGCTTGAGCAGGCACTTTCTGGCGACATCACAGACACTCACGCACTTTTCACTCCAACGCCGTCAACTTCGTTGGTCGGTATTTGTGCTCTACACACATCTCTCGTTTTAACCACGCTCGACAACGTCTCCAACTCGCTCCACCTTGCCACACCGACGTCGCAAACGTGGGCGGTGACGAAACTGGACACACAGCTGGGCGACTTCCTGTCGATCTCCGTCGGCGCCGTCGAACCCGACGCTAGCGACGATGTGTGGGTCACGGCTTCCGGCTTCACCACACCGACCACTCTTTTCCGCGGCACAATCGAGAATGGCAAGCTTCAGTTACACAAGTTGCGTAGTGCTCCGGCGCGTTTCAACGCTGATGGGCTCGAGGTTCGCCAACGTTGGGTTATTTCCGACGACGGCACGAAGGTTCCCTACTTTGTGATCGGCCAGGCAAGCGCGCTCGACGGCGATGCGCCAGTGCGCACACTACTGGACGGCTACGGCGGGTTCGAAGTTTCGCGTCTTCCGGGGTATGTGGCAACCTACGGCAAGGAATGGCTTGAACGTGGTGGCGTGTACGCCGTCGCCAATATTCGGGGTGGTGGTGAATTCGGCCCGAGCTGGCACCAGGCTGCCCTCCGCGAAGGACGCCATCTGGCCTATGAAGATTTCGCGGCAGTTGCGCGCGATCTCGTCGAGGCAGGAATCACCACCGTCCCTCAGCTCGCCGCAATCGGTGGGTCGAACGGTGGAATGTTGATGGGAAACATGTACACCACATATCCGCAGCTCTTCGGTGCAATCGTATGCCGCGTGCCACTGCTCGATATGAAGCGCTTCTCGCACCTCCTCGCGGGAGCTTCATGGATGGACGAGTACGGAAACCCCGACACCGCTGATTGGGATTACCTCAAGGCCTACTCTCCGTACCACAACGTCGGCGACGGGCCACACCCGCCAATCTTGCTCACCACGTCAACACGTGATGACCGTGTTCATCCCGGTCACGCCCGCAAGTTCATGGCACTTCTTAAGGAAAAGGGATTCGACGCCCTCTACTATGAGAACACCGAGGGCGGGCACGCTGGCGCAGCTGATCCAGTTCAGCAATCGCTCATGCTTGCATTAATTTTCTCGTTCCTGGATGAAAAGCTCGCTTGA
- the pyrB gene encoding aspartate carbamoyltransferase: protein MRSIIDIADFTLEEIRQLIATGEEIAANPAAWADRARGKLLATLFFEPSTRTRLSFEAAMARLGGATISVADGGSSGAAKGETVADTARVVGEYADLLTIRHPADGSALVAAEAATVPVVNSGDGGHFHPTQTLTELLTIHREFGRFGHLTVAFAGDLHYSRTVHSLISALSRFEGNRIVAVSPPELALGERTVRHLRANGTEVIEVSSLAEAVSQADVLYMTRIQKERFGDPVMYERLKEVFVLDADVMRYARPDMIVMHPLPRVNEIATDVDSDPRARYFGQTRDGMLIRMALIDFLLRDAEQRPEAEVRPERIREQAPAGDCPNPRCVSRSDRSAVPFAYASPEGPRCGFCDTRL, encoded by the coding sequence ATGCGTTCGATTATCGACATCGCAGATTTCACGCTAGAGGAAATCCGCCAGCTTATTGCAACGGGCGAAGAAATTGCGGCGAATCCAGCAGCCTGGGCGGATCGCGCTCGCGGCAAGCTCTTGGCGACACTTTTCTTCGAACCCTCCACTCGCACTCGACTGAGCTTCGAAGCTGCAATGGCTCGGCTAGGAGGCGCAACGATCTCTGTGGCCGACGGAGGATCCTCCGGTGCGGCTAAAGGTGAGACAGTTGCCGACACGGCCCGCGTCGTCGGCGAATATGCTGATCTGCTCACCATCCGCCACCCAGCCGACGGCAGTGCCCTTGTCGCTGCTGAAGCGGCAACTGTGCCGGTGGTCAACTCCGGCGACGGCGGGCACTTCCACCCCACGCAAACGCTGACCGAATTGTTGACGATTCACCGAGAGTTTGGCCGTTTCGGCCACCTCACAGTGGCATTCGCTGGTGATCTCCACTATTCGCGAACTGTCCACTCGCTGATCTCCGCGCTTTCTCGTTTCGAAGGTAACCGCATTGTTGCCGTGAGCCCTCCGGAGCTTGCTCTTGGTGAGCGCACTGTGCGCCACCTGCGTGCCAATGGCACTGAGGTAATCGAGGTGTCCTCGCTAGCTGAAGCAGTGTCGCAGGCAGATGTGTTGTACATGACGCGCATCCAAAAAGAGCGTTTCGGTGATCCGGTGATGTATGAGCGTTTGAAGGAAGTGTTTGTCCTGGACGCCGATGTGATGCGTTATGCCCGACCGGACATGATCGTGATGCACCCCTTGCCACGTGTCAATGAAATTGCCACGGATGTCGATTCTGATCCGCGTGCTCGTTATTTCGGACAGACCCGAGACGGCATGTTGATTCGTATGGCGTTGATTGATTTTCTTCTTCGCGACGCCGAGCAACGTCCAGAAGCGGAGGTGCGCCCGGAGCGTATCCGCGAACAGGCTCCTGCGGGGGACTGCCCGAACCCCAGGTGTGTCAGCCGATCTGACCGAAGTGCTGTTCCGTTTGCTTATGCATCGCCTGAAGGGCCTCGTTGCGGTTTCTGTGACACAAGGTTGTGA
- a CDS encoding DUF4921 family protein: MATHMTEPLRRMADGTIKQINPFSGTEVWTVPGRANRPIAHPVENPEPINPDELGHYCIFCKQRVLDTPPEKSRIVPGSHEIIQHAGVNALSQEWQFRRVANLYEILTFDYWAKNYGYQLPRDVQSWMESYLADPAGRAHVTGVLRAKFKDENFEAKTEAELHDAALSLFGGGHDLILARRHFVKGAKDTSQLASSGTLTLEEHEAYFRLTTSAMHDLYRNRYVRYVQVFQNWMKQAGASLDHLHKQLVAIDQRTPNQAYEIERTRENPNYYNEWGVDYAGYQNLTIAENDYAVAIAGFGHRYPTLEIWSKSASCQPWEHSPAELRGVSDLVQAMHAATGPDVPCNEEWFAKPIDSDVDIPWRILIKWRVSTLAGFEGGTKIYVNTIDPWALRDRVVPRLLELRAEGVIASNINIATECQIERNCLKYNRFLQR, encoded by the coding sequence ATGGCCACACATATGACTGAGCCTCTACGGCGTATGGCGGACGGCACGATCAAACAGATCAACCCTTTTTCCGGAACCGAAGTTTGGACGGTACCAGGACGCGCAAACCGCCCCATTGCACATCCAGTAGAAAATCCAGAGCCGATCAACCCCGATGAACTGGGGCACTACTGTATTTTCTGCAAACAACGGGTGCTCGACACCCCGCCAGAAAAATCGAGGATCGTTCCCGGATCACATGAGATTATTCAACACGCCGGGGTGAATGCCCTCAGCCAAGAGTGGCAGTTCCGCAGGGTGGCAAACCTCTATGAAATCCTGACGTTTGACTATTGGGCGAAAAACTATGGCTACCAGCTTCCGCGCGATGTCCAATCGTGGATGGAGTCCTACCTCGCCGACCCTGCAGGCCGCGCGCATGTCACTGGGGTTCTCCGCGCCAAATTCAAAGATGAAAACTTTGAGGCGAAAACTGAAGCAGAGCTTCACGACGCTGCTCTCTCCCTTTTCGGCGGAGGTCACGATCTCATTCTGGCTCGACGTCACTTCGTTAAGGGCGCGAAAGACACCTCACAGCTTGCTTCGTCGGGAACGCTCACCCTGGAAGAACATGAAGCTTACTTCAGACTCACGACGAGCGCGATGCACGATCTGTACCGCAACCGCTACGTACGTTACGTCCAAGTCTTCCAAAACTGGATGAAGCAGGCCGGAGCCTCGCTCGATCACCTGCATAAACAACTCGTGGCAATCGACCAGCGCACCCCGAACCAGGCGTACGAAATCGAACGCACCCGCGAAAACCCCAACTACTACAACGAATGGGGCGTGGACTACGCCGGATACCAGAACCTGACAATCGCCGAGAACGACTACGCAGTGGCTATCGCCGGTTTCGGACATCGCTATCCCACGTTAGAGATTTGGTCAAAGTCGGCTTCATGCCAACCATGGGAACATTCGCCGGCAGAACTTCGCGGAGTCTCAGATTTGGTGCAGGCAATGCACGCGGCGACTGGCCCTGACGTGCCGTGCAATGAGGAATGGTTCGCCAAGCCGATCGATTCAGATGTGGATATTCCCTGGAGAATCCTGATCAAATGGCGTGTTTCCACACTTGCCGGTTTCGAAGGCGGCACGAAGATCTACGTCAACACGATTGACCCCTGGGCCTTGCGTGACCGCGTGGTCCCTCGTCTCCTTGAACTTCGTGCTGAGGGAGTAATCGCGTCAAACATCAACATTGCCACTGAGTGCCAGATTGAACGCAACTGTCTCAAATACAACCGGTTCCTTCAAAGATAA
- the mnhG gene encoding monovalent cation/H(+) antiporter subunit G, whose product MMDEIMNIVGVGAITAGAILTLIAALGMWRYDDLLARQHVATKPQVLSLLLYFVGIALVVRSSQITWTMLLVIVFQLVTAPISAHVLARAAYRTGHVRREEYVIDELAEDYEMERR is encoded by the coding sequence ATGATGGACGAGATCATGAACATTGTGGGCGTCGGTGCGATTACGGCAGGTGCGATTTTGACGTTGATCGCTGCGCTTGGGATGTGGCGGTATGACGATCTCCTTGCGCGGCAACACGTCGCGACAAAACCGCAGGTTCTATCATTGCTTCTGTATTTTGTGGGTATTGCATTGGTTGTTCGTTCCTCGCAGATCACCTGGACGATGCTGTTGGTGATCGTCTTTCAGCTGGTGACGGCTCCAATCTCTGCGCATGTTCTTGCGCGAGCTGCGTATCGAACAGGGCATGTGAGGCGTGAAGAGTATGTCATTGACGAGTTGGCTGAGGACTACGAAATGGAGCGGCGATAA
- a CDS encoding ROK family glucokinase: MTYTLGVDIGGTKIAGGVVNEDGEIVAMTRKPTPALDPDSTAGTVVAVIEELRKSYDVEAIGIGCAGFVASDHRKIAFAPNLNWRNEPLADKVEAGVGLPVYLENDANAAAWGEYRYGAGRDHASAVAVTVGTGIGGGIIMDGHLISGSFGLAGEIGHLNMVPDGLQCGCGQLGCWEVYASGNALVRIAKQYALSQLEKGESSHILELAGGDIDAINGLMVTAAAAEGEAGAIDLFHQVGTWLGRGMADLSAILDPQMYIVAGGVSEAGNLLLDPTRAAFLKYLTAANSREVAPIVQAQLGNDAGMIGAADLARGLLA; encoded by the coding sequence ATGACTTACACACTTGGTGTTGATATCGGTGGTACGAAGATCGCCGGCGGCGTCGTTAATGAAGACGGCGAAATTGTTGCAATGACTCGCAAGCCCACGCCTGCACTCGATCCTGATTCCACTGCTGGCACAGTAGTTGCTGTCATCGAGGAGCTGCGCAAGAGCTACGACGTCGAGGCAATCGGAATTGGCTGCGCAGGTTTCGTGGCGAGCGATCACCGCAAGATCGCATTCGCACCCAATTTGAATTGGCGCAATGAACCACTTGCGGACAAGGTCGAAGCCGGAGTTGGGCTACCTGTTTATCTTGAAAATGATGCCAATGCGGCCGCTTGGGGTGAATACCGTTATGGTGCTGGGCGCGACCATGCCTCCGCCGTCGCCGTGACAGTCGGTACGGGCATCGGTGGTGGAATCATCATGGACGGTCACCTGATCTCTGGCTCCTTCGGGCTTGCCGGAGAAATCGGACACCTCAATATGGTTCCTGACGGCTTGCAGTGTGGGTGTGGCCAGCTGGGATGCTGGGAAGTGTACGCCTCAGGCAATGCGCTTGTGCGCATCGCCAAGCAATATGCACTCTCTCAACTTGAGAAGGGCGAAAGCTCGCACATTCTCGAACTTGCGGGCGGCGACATCGACGCCATCAACGGGTTGATGGTCACGGCTGCGGCTGCTGAGGGCGAAGCTGGAGCGATTGACTTGTTTCATCAGGTTGGCACTTGGCTTGGTCGGGGTATGGCAGACCTTTCCGCAATCCTTGATCCACAGATGTACATCGTGGCGGGCGGAGTGTCCGAGGCGGGAAATCTTCTCCTCGATCCCACGCGCGCAGCTTTCCTGAAGTATCTCACTGCAGCGAATTCACGCGAGGTTGCTCCCATCGTCCAAGCACAGCTCGGAAACGATGCCGGCATGATCGGCGCAGCAGATCTCGCGCGTGGGCTGCTTGCCTAA
- a CDS encoding helix-turn-helix transcriptional regulator produces the protein MRNSLITLRKEHGYSQEDLAQLLGVSRQTIISIEKGRFDPSLPLAFAIARVFHLCIEDIFTPDE, from the coding sequence ATGCGCAATTCACTCATTACTCTGCGAAAAGAACACGGTTACTCCCAAGAAGATCTTGCACAGTTACTCGGCGTCTCACGTCAAACAATCATCTCGATTGAGAAGGGCCGCTTCGACCCGTCTTTGCCACTCGCTTTTGCCATTGCACGGGTATTTCACTTATGCATCGAAGATATTTTCACCCCTGACGAGTAA
- a CDS encoding monovalent cation/H+ antiporter complex subunit F produces the protein MTYVLILCGAMLVVSAVPVLFRITRGPSTLDRAVAVDMLTSVLIGAIAVTAAFTRRADLMPLLVVLAVVGFIGSTALARFAKKTSDQERRVLTAAEVAAADAEFLAHNSDDDAPMHDVDPPLADSDEPNSDSASQGAREESR, from the coding sequence ATGACCTACGTTCTTATTCTCTGTGGGGCAATGTTGGTTGTGTCTGCAGTTCCGGTTTTGTTCCGTATCACTCGTGGTCCATCAACGCTAGACCGCGCCGTTGCCGTCGATATGCTGACCTCTGTCCTTATCGGAGCTATCGCAGTCACAGCGGCATTTACTCGCCGAGCAGATCTCATGCCGCTTCTCGTCGTGCTCGCAGTGGTCGGTTTCATCGGATCCACTGCGTTAGCGCGCTTCGCCAAAAAAACCAGTGATCAGGAGCGCCGTGTGCTCACCGCGGCAGAAGTCGCAGCGGCGGATGCTGAATTCCTTGCGCATAATTCCGACGATGATGCGCCGATGCACGATGTTGATCCCCCGTTGGCGGATAGTGATGAGCCAAACTCCGATTCTGCATCACAGGGAGCAAGGGAGGAAAGCCGATGA